The following are from one region of the Actinopolyspora halophila DSM 43834 genome:
- a CDS encoding IclR family transcriptional regulator yields MSQSLQRGLALLNTLAEGPRNLDQLAEAVGVHKSTAMRLLRSLESARFVNRPDAHRYRLGSALFELANCALDGIDVRAAARGKLRELGERTGHTVHLAVREEDSAVYVDKVDSSRSVRMYSRTGARAPLHCTAVGKVLLSGMPEQDRRELATRLDYPALTERTVTGAESLLAEVDRVLAEGCAFDRGEHEDFVHCVAAGVRDPRGAVVAAVSVSVPKVLLDFDELLGWSGELKEACAHISAELGWQPHG; encoded by the coding sequence ATGAGTCAGAGCCTGCAGCGTGGACTCGCGTTGCTCAACACCTTGGCGGAAGGACCGCGAAACCTCGATCAGCTGGCGGAAGCCGTGGGAGTGCACAAGTCCACCGCGATGCGACTGTTGCGCTCCCTCGAGTCCGCGAGGTTCGTGAATCGTCCCGACGCGCATCGCTACAGGCTGGGCAGCGCGCTGTTCGAACTGGCCAACTGCGCCCTGGACGGGATCGACGTACGTGCCGCCGCCCGCGGGAAGCTGCGTGAACTGGGTGAACGTACGGGCCACACGGTGCACTTGGCGGTACGGGAAGAGGACAGTGCCGTCTACGTGGACAAAGTGGACAGCAGCCGCTCGGTGCGGATGTACTCCAGGACAGGAGCGCGAGCTCCACTGCACTGCACCGCGGTCGGCAAGGTGCTGTTGTCGGGTATGCCCGAACAGGACAGGCGGGAACTGGCCACGAGGCTGGACTACCCCGCGTTGACCGAACGCACCGTCACCGGCGCGGAGTCACTCCTGGCGGAAGTGGACCGGGTGCTGGCCGAGGGGTGTGCTTTCGACCGCGGGGAGCACGAGGACTTCGTGCACTGCGTCGCGGCCGGGGTGCGCGACCCCCGTGGAGCGGTCGTCGCCGCGGTGTCCGTCTCCGTTCCGAAAGTGCTGCTCGACTTCGACGAGCTGCTCGGCTGGAGCGGGGAGCTGAAAGAAGCGTGCGCGCACATCTCGGCCGAACTCGGCTGGCAACCGCACGGATGA
- a CDS encoding DUF1844 domain-containing protein, whose amino-acid sequence MTEPQPTESPGSTGRTDDSEYGQHPDTAGTTDNVRDLDSVPSVEIISRSAVMLMSAAAEKLGLAEEDPDTAPVRDLDEARRLITALAGLITSSVEYLGPHAGAMRDGLQTLQRAFREASAEPDPPGQGPGEKYTGPVN is encoded by the coding sequence GTGACCGAGCCGCAGCCAACCGAGTCCCCCGGGTCCACCGGACGAACGGACGACAGTGAGTACGGGCAGCACCCCGACACCGCGGGTACTACGGACAACGTCCGTGACCTGGACAGTGTTCCAAGCGTGGAGATAATCAGCCGATCGGCCGTGATGCTGATGTCGGCGGCGGCGGAGAAACTGGGGCTGGCCGAGGAGGATCCCGACACGGCCCCCGTGCGCGATCTGGACGAGGCCCGTCGGCTGATAACCGCACTGGCCGGACTGATCACCTCTTCCGTCGAGTACCTCGGTCCCCACGCGGGAGCGATGCGGGACGGTCTGCAAACGCTGCAGCGGGCCTTCAGGGAGGCATCGGCGGAACCGGACCCACCGGGGCAGGGTCCCGGTGAGAAATACACGGGCCCCGTCAACTGA
- the pheS gene encoding phenylalanine--tRNA ligase subunit alpha, with protein sequence MSGANDPYDPKEVVALAPETLQSAVDDARKAFEDAADLDELAAAKPAHLGERSPVLTARREIGALPPQAKADAGKRVNETRRVIQEAFDERHAELQVERDERVLREETVDVTLPTDRVPSGARHPITQLIDRISDGFVAMGWQVSEGPELEAEWFNFDALNFGKDHPARTMQDTFHVAPEDSGLVLRTQTSPVQVRALLNSAPPVYRVSPGRVFRTDALDATHTPVFHQVEGLAVDEGLTMAHLKGTLDVFARSMFGPESLTRFRPSFFPFTEPSAEVDVWFPEKKGGAGWVEWGGCGMVHPNVLRASGVDHETYSGFAFGMGLERTLQFRNGIPDMRDMVEGDVRFTEAFGIEY encoded by the coding sequence ATGTCTGGAGCCAACGACCCGTACGACCCGAAGGAGGTCGTCGCGCTCGCACCGGAGACGCTGCAAAGCGCGGTCGACGACGCCCGCAAGGCCTTCGAGGACGCCGCGGATCTCGACGAGCTGGCCGCCGCCAAACCCGCTCATCTGGGGGAGCGTTCCCCGGTGCTGACCGCGCGTCGCGAGATCGGGGCGCTGCCCCCGCAGGCGAAGGCGGATGCGGGGAAACGGGTCAACGAGACGCGCCGGGTGATCCAGGAGGCGTTCGACGAGCGGCACGCCGAGTTGCAGGTCGAGCGTGACGAGCGGGTGCTGCGGGAGGAAACCGTCGATGTGACGCTTCCCACCGATCGTGTTCCCTCCGGTGCGCGGCATCCGATCACCCAGCTCATCGATCGCATTTCGGACGGATTCGTGGCGATGGGCTGGCAGGTCTCGGAGGGCCCGGAGCTGGAAGCCGAGTGGTTCAACTTCGACGCGCTGAACTTCGGCAAGGACCATCCGGCCCGCACCATGCAGGACACCTTCCACGTGGCCCCGGAGGACTCGGGGCTGGTGCTGCGGACCCAGACGTCCCCGGTGCAGGTGCGTGCCCTGCTGAACAGCGCACCCCCCGTCTACCGGGTCTCGCCGGGCAGGGTGTTCCGCACCGATGCGCTCGACGCCACGCACACACCGGTGTTTCACCAGGTCGAAGGGCTGGCTGTCGACGAGGGGCTGACCATGGCCCATCTCAAGGGAACGCTGGACGTCTTCGCCCGTTCCATGTTCGGCCCCGAGTCGCTCACTCGGTTCAGGCCGAGCTTTTTCCCGTTCACCGAGCCCTCGGCCGAGGTCGATGTCTGGTTCCCCGAGAAGAAGGGGGGCGCAGGCTGGGTCGAATGGGGCGGCTGCGGCATGGTCCACCCGAACGTGCTCCGTGCCTCCGGGGTCGATCACGAGACCTACTCCGGATTCGCCTTCGGCATGGGGCTGGAACGGACGCTGCAGTTCCGCAACGGCATCCCCGACATGCGGGACATGGTCGAGGGGGATGTCCGATTCACCGAGGCGTTCGGCATCGAATACTGA
- the infC gene encoding translation initiation factor IF-3, whose product METPSNRGGPISSETRINDRIRVPEVRLVGPNGEQVGIVRIEDALRLAEEAELDLVEVAPQARPPVCKLMDYGKFKYESAQKARESRRNQQQTVIKEQKLRPKIDPHDYETKKGHVSRFLGQGHKVKVTIMFRGREQSRPELGFRLLERLADDVAEQGFIEAKPKQDGRNMTMVLAPHKTGKGNKTKANAS is encoded by the coding sequence ATAGAAACGCCATCGAACCGAGGAGGCCCCATCAGCTCCGAGACGCGCATCAACGACCGTATCCGTGTGCCAGAGGTCCGTTTGGTCGGACCGAACGGGGAACAGGTCGGCATCGTCCGTATCGAGGACGCACTTCGGTTGGCCGAGGAAGCGGAGTTGGATCTCGTCGAGGTCGCTCCCCAGGCTCGCCCGCCGGTGTGCAAACTCATGGACTACGGCAAGTTCAAGTACGAGAGTGCGCAGAAGGCTCGCGAATCACGCCGTAATCAGCAACAGACCGTCATCAAGGAGCAGAAGCTCCGTCCGAAGATCGATCCGCACGACTACGAGACCAAGAAGGGTCACGTTTCGCGCTTTCTCGGTCAGGGGCACAAGGTCAAGGTGACGATCATGTTCCGCGGCCGTGAGCAGTCGCGCCCCGAGCTGGGGTTCCGGTTGTTGGAGCGGCTGGCCGACGATGTCGCCGAACAGGGGTTCATCGAGGCCAAACCCAAGCAGGACGGCCGCAACATGACCATGGTGCTGGCGCCGCACAAGACCGGTAAGGGCAACAAGACCAAGGCGAACGCGTCATAA
- the rplT gene encoding 50S ribosomal protein L20, producing the protein MARVKRAVNSQKKRRKVLESAKGYRGQRSRLYRKAKEQMLHSQVYSYRDRRARKGDFRKLWIMRINAASRQNGLSYNKFMQGLKAAEVDVDRKMLAEMAVNDPQAFTALCDKARGSLPEGAA; encoded by the coding sequence ATGGCACGCGTCAAGCGAGCGGTGAACTCTCAGAAGAAGCGTCGGAAGGTTCTCGAGTCGGCGAAGGGTTACCGCGGACAGCGTTCTCGGCTCTACCGCAAGGCGAAGGAGCAGATGCTGCATTCGCAGGTCTACTCCTACCGCGACCGCCGTGCGCGCAAGGGTGACTTCCGCAAGCTGTGGATCATGCGTATCAACGCCGCCAGCAGGCAGAACGGTCTCAGCTACAACAAGTTCATGCAGGGCCTGAAGGCCGCCGAGGTCGATGTCGACCGCAAGATGCTCGCCGAGATGGCGGTCAACGATCCGCAGGCGTTCACCGCGCTGTGTGACAAGGCCCGCGGCAGCCTGCCGGAAGGCGCGGCCTGA
- a CDS encoding RidA family protein, translated as MSTSVITTPNAPSPPAGVPLSQAVRKGNLVQVSGQTGVDPATGKPVSDSVADQTEQALRNVFAILDEAGASPEDVLMLRVYLTDVAHFAEMNETYAGVVGEPYPARTTVYVGLPPALLVEIDALAVLGQE; from the coding sequence ATGTCGACAAGCGTGATAACCACTCCGAACGCTCCGAGTCCTCCGGCCGGTGTGCCGCTGTCCCAGGCGGTGCGCAAGGGGAACCTCGTGCAGGTCTCCGGACAGACCGGGGTCGATCCCGCCACCGGAAAGCCCGTTTCCGATTCCGTGGCCGATCAGACGGAACAGGCCCTGCGCAATGTGTTCGCCATTCTCGACGAGGCGGGGGCAAGCCCCGAGGACGTTCTCATGCTGCGGGTGTATCTCACCGACGTGGCGCATTTCGCGGAGATGAACGAAACCTACGCCGGAGTGGTCGGGGAACCGTATCCGGCGCGGACCACCGTCTACGTCGGGCTGCCGCCCGCCCTGCTGGTCGAGATCGACGCGCTGGCGGTGCTCGGGCAGGAGTAG
- the argC gene encoding N-acetyl-gamma-glutamyl-phosphate reductase, with protein MAIRVAVGGASGYAGGELLRLLLAHPQVEIGALTAGSSVGSSLGEHHPNLVALSDRKLEETSAEVLAGHDVVFLALPHGHSAELAAELGDTVVIDCGADHRLEDPDDWRRWYGGQHPGSWPYGVPELPGARTKLRGASRIAVPGCFPTVVSLALAPAFAASAVGPEAVVVAATGSSGAGRALKSHLLSAEVMGSASAYGVGGGHRHTPEIVQNLSAVAGERVKVSFTPVLAPMSRGILATCSAPLRDGVDAHRVRESYLAAYAEEPFVHVLEDGQWPQTSATLGANTVQLQVTVDTDAGRVVAVGAEDNLTKGTAGGAVQCMNLALDLPEETGLPLSGVAP; from the coding sequence ATGGCTATACGGGTGGCTGTGGGCGGTGCGAGCGGTTACGCGGGAGGTGAACTCCTCCGGCTGCTTCTCGCGCACCCGCAGGTGGAGATCGGTGCGCTCACGGCGGGAAGCAGTGTCGGGAGCTCGTTGGGTGAGCACCACCCGAACCTGGTCGCGCTCTCCGACCGGAAGCTCGAGGAGACCAGCGCGGAAGTCCTCGCCGGGCACGACGTGGTGTTCCTCGCGCTGCCGCACGGGCATTCAGCCGAGCTCGCCGCCGAGCTCGGTGACACCGTGGTGATCGACTGCGGAGCCGATCACCGGCTCGAGGACCCCGACGACTGGCGGCGGTGGTACGGCGGGCAGCATCCGGGAAGCTGGCCGTACGGTGTGCCGGAACTGCCCGGAGCGCGGACGAAGCTGCGCGGGGCTTCCCGCATCGCCGTCCCCGGGTGCTTCCCCACGGTGGTCTCGCTGGCGCTGGCACCGGCCTTCGCCGCTTCCGCGGTGGGCCCCGAGGCCGTGGTCGTGGCCGCTACCGGCAGCTCCGGGGCGGGGCGTGCGCTGAAGTCCCACCTGCTCTCCGCCGAAGTGATGGGCTCGGCCAGTGCTTACGGCGTGGGAGGGGGCCACCGGCACACCCCGGAGATTGTGCAGAACCTCAGCGCCGTCGCCGGTGAACGGGTGAAGGTCTCGTTCACGCCGGTGCTGGCGCCCATGTCCAGGGGAATCCTGGCCACCTGCAGCGCTCCGCTGCGGGACGGCGTCGACGCGCACCGGGTCAGGGAAAGTTACCTGGCGGCTTACGCGGAGGAGCCGTTCGTCCACGTTCTCGAGGACGGGCAGTGGCCACAGACCTCGGCCACGCTCGGGGCCAACACGGTACAGCTCCAGGTGACCGTCGACACCGACGCGGGCAGAGTGGTCGCCGTCGGTGCCGAGGACAACCTCACCAAGGGCACGGCGGGTGGGGCGGTGCAGTGCATGAATCTCGCACTGGACCTGCCAGAGGAAACCGGTCTGCCGCTGTCGGGGGTGGCCCCGTGA
- a CDS encoding TrmH family RNA methyltransferase, which yields MSEEEMARPGTVETPLTERSSRVSAARKLTRRAGRERAGMFLAEGAMAVTEALGALSGQHPSGGTPTEVREVFATPEGLRRSPEVADRCAAMGVALRIVTERAAATLSETVTPQGLVAVCGLPHPSMDDVLAARPGLLAVLSDVADPGNAGTVVRVADAAGAGAVLFAGDTVDPYNGKAVRASTGSVFHLPLIRERDVSAVFAACRDAGMKLIGAEGEAEEDLHTAEARGRLDGSTAWVFGSEAHGLGERSAELDHALRVPIYGRAESLNLATAAAVCLYTSARRVRPREA from the coding sequence ATGAGCGAGGAGGAAATGGCGCGCCCCGGAACCGTGGAGACTCCGTTGACGGAGCGCTCCTCGAGGGTGAGCGCCGCCCGTAAGCTCACACGTCGTGCCGGGCGTGAGCGCGCCGGGATGTTCCTCGCCGAAGGTGCGATGGCCGTGACCGAGGCCCTGGGTGCCTTGTCGGGGCAACATCCCTCCGGAGGCACTCCCACCGAAGTGCGGGAGGTCTTCGCCACGCCCGAGGGGTTGCGGCGTTCCCCGGAGGTCGCCGATCGCTGTGCCGCGATGGGAGTGGCGCTGCGCATCGTGACGGAACGGGCCGCCGCCACACTCTCCGAGACGGTGACCCCGCAGGGTCTGGTCGCCGTGTGCGGTCTGCCGCACCCCTCGATGGACGATGTCCTGGCTGCTCGCCCCGGACTGCTCGCCGTGCTGTCCGACGTCGCCGACCCGGGAAACGCCGGCACGGTCGTGCGCGTCGCCGACGCCGCGGGAGCCGGAGCGGTGCTGTTCGCGGGGGACACCGTCGATCCCTACAACGGGAAGGCGGTCCGGGCCTCGACCGGCAGCGTTTTCCACCTCCCGCTGATTCGGGAGCGCGATGTGAGCGCCGTGTTCGCGGCCTGTCGAGACGCGGGCATGAAACTGATCGGTGCGGAGGGTGAGGCGGAGGAGGATCTGCACACCGCCGAAGCTCGGGGACGCCTGGACGGATCGACCGCATGGGTTTTCGGTAGCGAGGCCCACGGACTCGGGGAGCGCTCCGCGGAGTTGGATCACGCTCTGCGCGTGCCGATCTACGGTCGTGCGGAGAGTCTCAATCTGGCCACGGCCGCGGCGGTCTGCCTGTACACCTCGGCGCGTCGCGTCCGTCCGCGTGAGGCGTGA
- the pheT gene encoding phenylalanine--tRNA ligase subunit beta yields MRIPVSWLAEHLELSEETSADTLAEAFVRIGMEVEEVTHLTPITGPLVVGRVAEVEELTGFKKPVRYCQVEVGESETGEERIRGIVCGATNFSAGSLVVVALPGAVLPGDFEITERKTYGRVSEGMICSARELGIGEDHDGILVLPPGAADPGSDAGEIVGLDDSVIELSITPDRGYCFSVRGLARELSNALDVPFGDPANRSIPDDDRPSRVVRIEDETACSRFVFRRLTGVDPAAPTPWWMQRRLALAGIRSISLPVDVTNYVMLEFGQPLHAWDAAKVSGDVVVRRAAAGEPLTTLDDVRRELDPDDIVICDDSGPVSLAGVMGGASTEIGRDSNDVLLEAANWDAASITRMIRRHRLPSEAGKRFERGVDPAVAAVAAERAARLLVEYGEATISAGRTDVGEPTAPAPVTMPLALPDRIAGVRYERGVTVQRLTQIGCRIEVGTSADGVGVVTATPPSWRPDLSQPADLVEEVLRLEGYHTIPSVVPAAPAGDGLDAAQLRQRAVSRALAHDGYVEVLPFPFTGEDTLDAFGLEDSDPRRNALRAANALEADRSLISTTLLPGLLDSLQRNLSRGRRDLALFHIGQVVLPEKEQRAVPELGVQTRPSEESLAELRSAMPAQPKHVGAVLVGQRERSGWWGSGRAAGWADAVQAARLVADTVGVSLGVSAGENPPWHPGRCAELTVGDTVVGHAGELHPKVIEALELPKRTCAMELDLDALPLTERRPAPVVSSYPPVRLDLALVVDEGVPAAELAESLRTGGGDLVEEIRLFDVFTGEQLGAGKKSLAFALQLRASDRTLTQQEATEVRDAALAAANERFGATLRG; encoded by the coding sequence GTGCGGATTCCGGTTTCCTGGCTGGCCGAGCATCTTGAGTTGTCCGAGGAAACGAGCGCGGATACCTTGGCCGAGGCGTTCGTGCGCATCGGGATGGAAGTGGAAGAGGTCACTCACCTCACTCCGATCACCGGCCCTCTCGTCGTGGGACGGGTCGCCGAGGTCGAAGAGCTGACCGGTTTCAAAAAACCCGTTCGCTACTGCCAGGTCGAGGTCGGAGAGTCCGAGACGGGCGAGGAGCGGATCCGGGGCATCGTGTGCGGTGCCACCAATTTCAGCGCGGGCTCGTTGGTCGTGGTGGCGCTGCCCGGAGCGGTGCTTCCGGGAGACTTCGAGATCACCGAGCGCAAGACTTACGGCCGGGTCAGCGAGGGCATGATCTGCTCGGCCCGCGAACTGGGGATCGGTGAGGACCACGACGGCATTCTGGTGCTGCCCCCGGGAGCTGCCGATCCGGGAAGCGACGCGGGTGAGATCGTCGGTCTGGACGACTCGGTCATCGAGCTGTCGATCACCCCGGACAGGGGGTACTGCTTCTCGGTTCGCGGCCTGGCCCGTGAGCTGTCCAACGCTTTGGACGTGCCTTTCGGGGATCCGGCCAACCGTTCGATCCCGGATGACGACCGTCCCTCGCGGGTCGTGCGCATCGAGGACGAGACCGCTTGCTCCCGGTTCGTGTTCCGCCGGTTGACCGGTGTCGACCCCGCAGCCCCCACACCCTGGTGGATGCAGCGGAGGCTCGCCCTGGCCGGGATCCGTTCGATCTCGTTGCCCGTGGACGTGACCAACTACGTCATGCTGGAGTTCGGCCAGCCGCTGCACGCCTGGGACGCGGCCAAGGTGTCCGGGGACGTGGTGGTGCGGCGGGCCGCCGCGGGCGAGCCCCTGACCACGCTGGACGATGTGCGGCGCGAGTTGGACCCGGACGACATCGTGATCTGCGACGATTCCGGGCCGGTGTCGCTGGCCGGTGTCATGGGCGGGGCCAGCACCGAGATCGGCAGGGACAGCAACGACGTCCTGCTGGAGGCGGCCAACTGGGACGCCGCGAGCATCACGCGCATGATCCGCAGGCACCGTCTTCCCAGCGAGGCGGGGAAGAGGTTCGAGCGCGGTGTGGATCCCGCGGTCGCCGCGGTCGCCGCCGAACGTGCGGCTCGGCTGCTCGTCGAGTACGGCGAGGCGACGATCAGCGCGGGCCGTACGGATGTCGGTGAGCCGACCGCGCCCGCTCCGGTGACGATGCCACTCGCGCTGCCGGACAGGATCGCGGGCGTGCGGTACGAACGCGGGGTCACCGTGCAGCGGTTGACCCAGATCGGGTGCCGGATCGAGGTGGGGACCTCCGCGGACGGGGTCGGTGTGGTGACGGCGACTCCGCCGAGCTGGCGTCCTGATCTGTCCCAGCCCGCCGATCTGGTCGAGGAGGTGCTGCGCCTGGAGGGGTATCACACGATTCCCTCGGTGGTGCCCGCCGCTCCGGCCGGGGACGGTCTCGACGCGGCGCAGCTGCGCCAACGCGCGGTTTCTCGTGCGCTGGCGCACGACGGTTATGTCGAAGTGCTGCCCTTCCCGTTCACGGGAGAGGACACTCTCGACGCCTTCGGGCTGGAGGACAGCGATCCCAGGCGCAACGCGCTGCGCGCGGCCAACGCTCTCGAAGCGGACCGCTCCCTGATCAGCACCACCCTGCTGCCGGGGCTGCTGGACTCGTTGCAGCGCAATCTGTCCCGTGGTCGACGCGATCTCGCCTTGTTCCACATCGGCCAGGTGGTGTTGCCGGAGAAGGAGCAGCGGGCCGTTCCGGAACTGGGTGTGCAAACCCGGCCCTCCGAGGAAAGCCTGGCGGAACTGCGCTCCGCGATGCCGGCACAGCCGAAGCACGTCGGGGCGGTGCTCGTCGGGCAGCGGGAACGTTCCGGTTGGTGGGGGTCCGGACGCGCGGCAGGCTGGGCCGACGCCGTGCAGGCCGCGCGGCTGGTCGCGGACACGGTCGGGGTCTCCCTGGGCGTTTCCGCCGGGGAGAACCCGCCGTGGCACCCGGGGCGTTGTGCCGAGCTCACGGTGGGTGACACCGTGGTCGGCCACGCCGGGGAGCTGCACCCGAAGGTGATCGAGGCTCTCGAGCTGCCGAAGCGCACCTGCGCGATGGAGCTCGACCTGGACGCGTTGCCGTTGACCGAGCGCAGGCCGGCTCCGGTGGTCTCGTCCTACCCGCCGGTCCGGCTCGATCTCGCTCTGGTGGTCGATGAGGGGGTTCCCGCCGCGGAGCTCGCCGAGTCCCTGCGGACGGGCGGTGGCGATCTCGTCGAGGAGATCCGGCTGTTCGACGTCTTCACGGGGGAGCAGCTCGGTGCGGGCAAGAAGTCGTTGGCCTTCGCGCTGCAGCTGCGTGCTTCGGATCGCACGTTGACGCAGCAGGAGGCGACCGAGGTCAGGGACGCCGCTCTCGCCGCGGCGAACGAGCGCTTCGGGGCCACGTTGCGGGGGTGA
- the rpmI gene encoding 50S ribosomal protein L35: MPKNKSHSGTSKRFKVTGSGKLRHERAGRRHILEKKSSKLKRRLKGTAEVSPNDKRQVNKMLGR; the protein is encoded by the coding sequence ATGCCGAAGAACAAGTCGCACAGCGGCACTTCCAAGCGGTTCAAGGTCACCGGCTCGGGCAAGCTGCGTCACGAGCGTGCCGGTCGTAGGCACATCCTGGAGAAGAAGTCCAGCAAGCTGAAGCGTCGGCTGAAGGGCACCGCCGAGGTCTCCCCCAACGACAAGAGGCAGGTCAACAAGATGCTGGGGCGCTGA
- the argJ gene encoding bifunctional glutamate N-acetyltransferase/amino-acid acetyltransferase ArgJ, with amino-acid sequence MTGPGGFRAAGVAAGIKQGSAADLALVVNDGPRGEAAGLFTTNKVKAAPVLWSEQVLRERRLRAVVLNSGGANACTGPEGFQDTHATAEKVAEELGIGAIDVAVCSTGLIGQRLPVEAVRSGVSTAASELADSERAATAAATAVLTTDTRPKQAFREHGTGFSVGGMVKGAGMIAPNLATMLAVVTTDAVVDGDTLNAALRQAAGSTFERLDVDGGTSTNDTVLLLSSGASGVAPEAGELAELLTATCDDLVRQLQYDAEGATKAVDITVRGALRESDAVHLARLVAEDNLVCTALFGSDPNWGRIAMAVGRSDVEMDAHRMEIAANGVTLYSEGVPVVDRSGVDLSGREIEIVIDLGLGDHETTVLTTDLSHGYVEENSAYSS; translated from the coding sequence GTGACCGGACCCGGTGGATTCCGGGCCGCCGGTGTGGCCGCGGGAATAAAGCAGGGCTCTGCGGCGGACCTCGCCCTGGTGGTCAACGACGGCCCCCGCGGGGAGGCCGCCGGGTTGTTCACCACGAACAAGGTGAAAGCGGCCCCGGTCCTCTGGTCCGAACAGGTGCTGCGCGAGCGGCGGCTGCGCGCGGTGGTGCTCAATTCCGGAGGCGCGAACGCGTGCACGGGGCCGGAAGGATTCCAGGACACCCATGCCACGGCGGAGAAGGTCGCCGAGGAGCTCGGTATCGGGGCCATCGACGTGGCCGTGTGCTCCACCGGTCTCATCGGGCAGCGGTTACCCGTGGAGGCCGTGCGAAGCGGTGTGTCGACCGCCGCTTCCGAACTCGCCGATTCGGAACGTGCGGCCACCGCCGCGGCCACCGCCGTGCTGACCACCGACACGCGCCCCAAGCAGGCTTTCCGCGAGCACGGCACGGGCTTCTCCGTCGGTGGGATGGTCAAGGGAGCCGGGATGATCGCCCCGAACCTGGCGACGATGCTGGCCGTGGTGACGACCGACGCCGTTGTCGACGGTGACACGCTGAACGCGGCGTTGCGGCAGGCCGCAGGTTCGACTTTCGAACGGTTGGACGTCGACGGGGGGACCTCCACCAACGACACGGTGCTGCTGCTCTCCTCCGGAGCCTCCGGCGTCGCTCCCGAAGCCGGGGAACTCGCCGAACTGCTCACCGCGACGTGCGACGATCTGGTCCGTCAGCTGCAGTACGACGCCGAGGGAGCCACGAAGGCGGTCGACATCACGGTGCGCGGAGCTCTGCGGGAGTCCGACGCCGTTCACCTCGCGCGGCTGGTCGCCGAGGACAACCTGGTCTGCACCGCGTTGTTCGGATCGGATCCGAACTGGGGGCGCATCGCCATGGCGGTGGGGCGTTCCGACGTCGAGATGGACGCGCACCGCATGGAGATCGCCGCGAACGGGGTGACGCTGTACTCGGAGGGCGTCCCGGTGGTCGACCGGAGCGGGGTCGACCTGTCCGGCCGCGAGATCGAGATCGTGATCGACCTCGGGCTCGGTGACCACGAAACGACCGTGCTCACCACCGATCTGTCCCACGGATACGTCGAAGAGAACAGCGCCTACTCCTCATGA
- a CDS encoding ACT domain-containing protein has translation MKNLTLRVHGQRLAVTAPRSEAEPKPGSSAPLTAELNTAGGRTLVLDYEQAARDSGESNHQGPFRVLEVVGPLDFELTGVLASVLNPLAEAEISVFTLATFETDWILVPAGSLAAAVHALRAAGHTVDDHAEGEH, from the coding sequence GTGAAGAACCTGACGTTGCGGGTCCACGGGCAACGACTCGCGGTGACCGCTCCGCGAAGCGAGGCGGAACCGAAACCCGGATCTTCCGCTCCGCTGACGGCCGAACTGAACACTGCCGGGGGCAGAACGCTGGTGCTCGACTACGAGCAGGCCGCCCGCGACTCCGGGGAATCGAACCACCAGGGGCCCTTCCGGGTTCTGGAGGTGGTCGGTCCGCTGGACTTCGAGCTGACGGGTGTCCTCGCGAGCGTTCTGAACCCCCTCGCCGAGGCGGAGATCAGCGTGTTCACGCTCGCCACCTTCGAAACCGACTGGATTCTCGTTCCCGCGGGGTCGCTGGCGGCAGCGGTCCACGCCCTGCGAGCGGCGGGGCACACCGTGGACGACCACGCCGAAGGAGAACATTGA